The Medicago truncatula cultivar Jemalong A17 chromosome 7, MtrunA17r5.0-ANR, whole genome shotgun sequence genome includes the window ttttttcaaatactcATTCTAACACCAACTCtattattgaatgaaaattACATAGATCCCACCATTTTGTGCAAGACAtgtattgtttttataaaaataatgttaaagataatattaaaaaaaaaaagaatgttattTAAATGACCATTTTATATGAAAACTTATGAgacaactaaaatatataaataaatgtagaTCTTgacacaaaaactaaaacaataaataaaaataaaaatataatattaaatattagagagaatattatcataaaataattgtttaaatatcTTAGATTCTTGTGGACAAGTGTACCTTCAAACCAAAAAAAGCTAATACCCCATAGAGAGCCGAAAATCAGAATCCAACGGTCAAAATATGGAAacatgattatattataatataagcTCCAAATCATGtttaatcaaaaataaataaaaatcatgtcCCAGTGAAACTAGCCGTTACAAAAAAAAACGAGTATCCTTCAATTCAACTATAACACTCTGAAATTTTATCTCTTTTCTCAAAAATTTctcaaatccctttctttttcatctttcatCAATCATCATCGCCGCCAATTCAATAGCCACCGTTTTCTCCGGCGAACATGTCTTCCATCATCGCCGGAACAACCACACCGCGTGCTTGCAGATCATCCAGAATTCAACAAACACCCAAACACACTGAGAATGTAAACCCTAATACTCCTCCTCCTTCTTGTTCCGCCAAAAAATCACAGAAACCTAAAAACCCTAATCCGaaccctaaccctaattctccTCAAACCAAAATCCGGCGAAGGAAATTCGTCGTTGTGGGGAAGAAGAAACAGAAGGAAGATGTGAAGGAAGGGGGTGATGATGGTGATTCGGGTGTTTTGAATTGTAATTGTAAAGAGAAGAATAGGAAATGTGTTTGTGTAGCTTATCGGAATCTGAGAAAGAGTCAAGAAGAGTTTTTTAAGAATAgggttgatgaagatgaagaagaagaagagcatGAAGAAGAAATTCCTGAAATTGATAATGTAGTtgttgaaaaacaaaaagaggGTGATGTGGGTTTGGGTTTGATTGTGAAGAGAAGTAGAGAGAGATTGAGGGAAGAGGTGAGAGAGAGTGTAACACAAATTGGGTCAGGGAAGGTTCAGAATTTGGTTAAGGCTTTTGAGAAGCTTTTGTTTGAACCTAAGAATGAGGATGAAGATGGAAAAGAGGAGAAGGAAGTTAGAGAGAATGATGATGTTTCTGGTTCGTCGTTTTGTGCTTCGGATTTGATTTTGACGTCTCAGAATCTTGGGTTGGATCCGCGTGCTTCTGTTTCTTCTTCTTGGGATGGATCTCGTGGAAGGTTTGATTCCGGTTAATCTCTAGTGTTCTGGTTTTGATTAGTTTTgtgaaaaaaaacattttgttttcaaagGGCTATTTCGATtgcaatataaataaatactgaTTAAGCTAACTTTTACTTTATTATATGAAATATATGAATATTGTAAGTGATGTCTATTAATTGTCATGAATATTGAATGAGTGCTAGGATCCACATGACTCAGTCTCTCTTATAGGGATAGCAACCGTAGAAGGT containing:
- the LOC11420468 gene encoding uncharacterized protein, which codes for MSSIIAGTTTPRACRSSRIQQTPKHTENVNPNTPPPSCSAKKSQKPKNPNPNPNPNSPQTKIRRRKFVVVGKKKQKEDVKEGGDDGDSGVLNCNCKEKNRKCVCVAYRNLRKSQEEFFKNRVDEDEEEEEHEEEIPEIDNVVVEKQKEGDVGLGLIVKRSRERLREEVRESVTQIGSGKVQNLVKAFEKLLFEPKNEDEDGKEEKEVRENDDVSGSSFCASDLILTSQNLGLDPRASVSSSWDGSRGSLTSKGGRSSRRNSLESTTTTLGGRRRLRKKQPKVTRPEPFKLRTDQRGKVKEEVFEQKVQQMKTEEEKQRIPVAQGLPWTTDEPECLAKPPVKEITIPVDLKLHTDVRALDRAGFDEQIAEKLLFIEQYKLEKERQQKLAEEEEIKRLRKELVPKAQPMPYFDRPFIPRRSMKCPTLPKTPKFHKKVKCSSSSSSLYSDMNQYSSCLN